tccaattgacctagtcaattgtctgtttggtccattttggaaatataaattatagtttggtcctaaaaattatagtttggtcctagggtttTGTCCACCCACACATaatattctttttctgttaccaaaACACCCCTGCACGGGCAAaatttattgtttggtcctaaaattttattgtttggtcctttaCCGACATATATAACAGTAAACAGCAAGAATCAGTTTCAGTTTTAGattatttttctctctcctactccGATCTGTGGATTTCTTCTTTTGCTTCAGAAAATTTTCTTCTAAGGTTTACGAAATCTTCCTCGATTTCATTTTTGATACCAAAATGGATTCGATTTACAACAAATTAACTTGGTTATGAAGATTGATTTGATTACAGAGTTAATTTGGTTACAGAGTTTGGTTTGGGATTACATATCTTTTGATGATTCGAGGCTTTTTGGAGATTTTATTCGAGGTTTTTgaagattgattctaggctttttgaagattgattcggttggagttgattttttagaattaCATATTCGGAGATCGGTGTTTTTTTGGAGCTTTGATTTGAATTCTTCTTGTTGCTAGTGAGTTTTCATGCTAATCCTTTCCTTTATTTGAAGTAACTTTATATATCAACTAAGTTTTTCTTTGAATTGAAGTCGTTCTGTTAAGGCTTCATTCCAAAAGTGAACTCTTCTTTTGTCATTGAATAAGTAGTGTTGCTACTTTTTTTATCTGTTTAGGATATTAACGAATAAAGTCATTCTGTTTTTAAGGCTTCATTCTTGGATTAATAGCGTTACGACTTCATTCCAAGAATGAACTCTTCATTTTttgaatgaactctttatttttgttaagGAATAAGCTATTAATAGCGTTACGGCTTCATTCCAAGAATGAACTCTTCTTTTGTCATGGAAGAAATATTGTTGCTGCTTTGTTTATCTGTTTAGGATGTTAATGAATGAATTCATTCTGTTTTTAAGGCTTCATTCttggaatgaactctttatttatcTGTTAGAATGCTATTGAATGAAGCTATTTTGTTAAGGAAGAATCTATTGGTGTTATTTTGTTACGGATTCATTCCGAGAATGGACTTCTTTTTTTATCGTGGAATAAGTACTATTGTTGCTTTTGTTTATCTATTTAGGATGTTAATGAATGAAGTCATTCTGTTTTTTAAGGCTTCATTCttggaatgaactctttattttgttaaggAAGAAGTAGCGTTGATGCTTTGTTTATCTGTAAAAATGTTATTGAATGAAGCTATTTTATTTCAGCTTCATTTTAATGGTGAACTATTTTGTGCGTGTATGTTCATTTTTCAGGTTCAGTATGGTGCTTTCTAAGTGTTATGCAATTGTGTATTGCAAATGGGATGGTATTCCATTGGAAGTTTCTTCAGATACTATGATGCGTGACctcaaaatatatgtttgtgattattggAGAAACTTGACTCCTCGGAGCATAAGATTTAGGCATGGGCCGCATGGCCAAGGATCTGATAAAGCTGTCATCAACTATGATTATTCTCTTCATAGTCTAATTGTTGTTACTTGTTCAAAGGAATTGCCAAGTTTTGATTTGTTCGTTGAGGAGGTTTCTAATGGTGGTGCTTCTAGCTCTTCATCTGGTATTTCCACGTAGTCGCTCAGTGACGATGAATCATGTAATGGGTTCACTGAGACTTCAAAGATTAAATACCTGATGGAAGGTTATGAGCAATTAAACCCTCTTTTATCTGACAGTTGGGAGGATATTTTTAAAGGTGTTGGTCAAGTTTttcatggtggtgttgatgaggtTCGTTTAGCTGTCATCAAATATTGCAGAAATTCTGGTTATTCAGTTGCAAAGGTTAAGAATGACAGACTTAGGTTCACAGGCAAGTGTGGTAGGGATGCAGAATGTCCTTGGTATCTGCATTGTATTCCAATTGATACCACTAAAAGTGTCTTTGCTATCAAGGAATTCAATGGGAGCATAAATGTGGTGGTGCTTATAAGCTGAAAGAGCCCACTGTGAAGAGGAAATTGATAAAACATCTGTTCAAGGATCAAGTACAGTCAAATCCGTCGATAAAGCCTAATGATATGGTTGCTCAGGTAAAGAGTTTTTACGGTATTAACATAAAATACCATCATGCTTATAAAGGAAAGGAAGCATTTAAGGTAGAGATATATGGCGATGATGTAAAAATTTATACAGATCTTGTTTTGTATGTTGAAGCAATAAAGGCTACTAATCCTGACAGCTATATTAAGTTGGCATATGATAAATAGACAAAACGTTTTGAGAGGCTTTCCATAGGTTTTTCTGCATGTATCGAAGGATACCAGTTCATTCACCCTATGCTTTACTGTGATGCAACATTTCTCACTGGGAGATTCAAGGGAACATTGATGGCTGCCACTGGTGTGAATGGAAACCaaggtaaattttttttttcttttctgtataACTCATATTAGTTTGTTGTTTGATTCTTAAGAGCAATGTGAATGAATGAAGTTTCTCTGTTAAGGCTTTCATATTAGTTTTTTGTGTTCTTTTCATTTTGTAGGTTTCTTTCCTTTTGCGTTTGCTTTAGTTCCTTCAAAAGATATTGAAGGTTGGGAGTGGTTCATGGAAAACTTGCAGCATTGTGTCGACTCTCGTCCTATCACCTTTATCACTGATCGTCATGAAGGTCTGAAGCAAAGTATTCCTAAGTATGTTCCCAACCCTTATCATAGTTACTGTTtttatcatttgaagaataacctCCCCATCAAGAAAGGACATGAGAAATATAAAAAAGTTCTGGATTTGTTCCATAAAGCTGCATACTACTACAGTGTTGCCAAATATGAGTCTGCTTTGAATGAGATGTGCATCATAGGATGTGGTTGGGTTGCCAAGTACCGTAGAAATATCGATCCGAAGCACTGGGCAAATGCTTTCTTCGTAGGATGTAGGTATGGGACACACTCATCAAGTATTATAGAGTCTTTCAATAACTGGATTCATCGTGAAAGGGATTTGCCTCCAGCTTCTCCTGTTGATGAAATCAGGATAAAGATTATGAGGATGAGTTCAGAAAGGCGTGAGCTTGGTAGAACCTATCATGATAGTTTGACTCCCATTTATAAAGCTTTACTCAAGTCACATGTCGATATAATTCTTCCATGGAATGTTACTGAGTCAGGTAATGGTATATATGAGGTCCACTCTCCCAGCTCTCATGTTGTTGATCTGATGCATATGACGTGCACTTGCCAGAGATGGAAAGTGTTTGGTTTCCCCTGTTCTCACACCACTGCTGCTATTACTATGAATGGTACTGAGATTTTGAGGTTTATTCAGATTTACTTTGGTTGAAACCACTTTCACAATTCTTATGCTCCTGTAATTCGCCCCATTCCCAACTACGACAGGCCAGAAGCGTATGAACCTGAAGAGAAAGTCCTTCCTGGTATTCCAAGGCCACCTCCAGGGAGACCACCAAAGAAGCGTATTCGCAATGCTTATGAGAAGGAGAGGAGGCCTATGAAGTGCTCAAATTGCAAGAAGATTGGGAACCACAACAATGCTACCTGTCGTGTATTAATGCTGGAGTAGTATGCCTtaaattttattagttttctGGTTTTAGTTTCATATGAATTGGTGTTTTTTAGTTTGTTCTCTTCTGGGATATGCACTTATTTTGTTAAATTCacttttctggaatgaactccctTTTTTTTATAGAACTATTATTTTTGGAATGTTATTTCCCTTTCTTTTTTGGATATGTAGTTCATTGTTCAGAATGGACTGCTATTATATATATCAGTtcatttttctagacttcattcctggaatgaagtccattctatggTATGAACCGTAGAAGTTTTCCTGTACTTCATTTCTGCAATGAAGTCAATTCTATGGTATGAATTGTATAACTTTTCTAGACtttattctagaaatgaagtccattctatggTATGAACTGTAGaaattttctagacttcattccaggaatgaagtccattctatggTATAAACTGTAGAAGTTTTCCAGAGgtcattccaggaatgaagtccattctatggTATGAACTGTAGAAGTTTTCCTAgagttcattccaggaatgaagtcCATTCTATAGTATGAACTGTAGaacttttctagacttcattccagtCCATTCTATGGTGTCAACTGTAGaacttttctagacttcattccaggaatgaagtcCAGTAAAACATCAAAGAAGGAACATTCATGCTACaaaattcataagaaaataagacaGTAAGACAAAAGATAAGACATAACATTGATATTATCTACTATCCAAAATATTATagatgaaaatataaaaaatattagagTATCAATTACATTAGAAGCTAATCTACTGTCCAAAATACCACATTTAAAAAGTTTTATGTTGCAGTAAGAAGTAATCTACTGTCCAAAATACTATAGTTAAAAGAGTAAACATATCAGATTATATATGACATTAGAGAAGCTACGGTTTAATCATTTCAGTCTTTGCAACCTTCTTCAATCATTTTATTGTTAATATattcttcattagttgtttcACTCCAAACTAATCCATCTTTCTCATCATTTAGAAGCTTGCACGTCATTCAGTATCTCCACCGCTGCATCTTTTTTATCATTTCATCTTTTGGAATCAGATGCTGATATTTCAGGAGCAATGGCTTGCAACTTCGCTTTATCCAATAACATGTATTGATAAGGCAATCTGT
Above is a genomic segment from Papaver somniferum cultivar HN1 chromosome 10, ASM357369v1, whole genome shotgun sequence containing:
- the LOC113315508 gene encoding uncharacterized protein LOC113315508; translated protein: MVLSKCYAIVYCKWDGIPLEVSSDTMMRDLKIYVCDYWRNLTPRSIRFRHGPHGQGSDKAVINYDYSLHSLIVVTCSKELPSFDLFVEEVSNGGASSSSSGISTWEDIFKGVGQVFHGGVDEVRLAVIKYCRNSGYSVAKVKNDRLRFTGIQWEHKCGGAYKLKEPTVKRKLIKHLFKDQVQSNPSIKPNDMVAQVKSFYGINIKYHHAYKGKEAFKVEIYGDDTKRFERLSIGFSACIEGYQFIHPMLYCDATFLTGRFKGTLMAATGVNGNQGFFPFAFALVPSKDIEGWEWFMENLQHCVDSRPITFITDRHEGLKQSIPKYVPNPYHSYCFYHLKNNLPIKKGHEKYKKVLDLFHKAAYYYSVAKYESALNEMCIIGCGWVAKYRRNIDPKHWANAFFVGCRYGTHSSSIIESFNNWIHRERDLPPASPVDEIRIKIMRMSSERRELGRTYHDSLTPIYKALLKSHVDIILPWNVTESGNGIYEVHSPSSHVVDLMHMTCTCQRWKVFGFPCSHTTAAITMNGTEILRPEAYEPEEKVLPGIPRPPPGRPPKKRIRNAYEKERRPMKCSNCKKIGNHNNATCRVLMLE